A stretch of the Papaver somniferum cultivar HN1 chromosome 6, ASM357369v1, whole genome shotgun sequence genome encodes the following:
- the LOC113291009 gene encoding uncharacterized protein LOC113291009, whose product MAANTHQFNTRGMSMNRNVNEVTSSPHLEHRTGNMEKMMQQIAAVLIPSHEEEAEQVNAVFTNQQRQRYDPYSNTYNPGWRDHPNFSYANKQAAAQGPVFNRPSGFQQQQQQHQPQPVQNSESSEMLAMMTNLTTMVQKNQQTTDGAIKELQTQMSTMEGRLNHLETQNSEKLPSQPLNPRDSVNAVTLKSGTRTVQPDDTDKNKDPKGTVLEKEITDSSQTDEVPKENSKTHVSTYVPPLTFPRRFANSKKAEQDKDILDIFRKIHVNIPLIDAIKQVPKYARILKDLCTNK is encoded by the coding sequence ATGGCTGCAAACACGCATCAATTCAATACAAGAGGTATGTCAATGAATCGAAATGTTAATGAGGTTACTTCTTCACCGCACTTAGAACATAGGACTGGTAATATGGAGAAGATGATGCAACAGATTGCCGCAGTACTCATTCCCTCTCACGaggaagaagctgaacaagttaATGCAGTATTCACAAATCAGCAAAGGCAACGGTATGATCCTTATTCCAATACTTATAATCCAGGGTGGAGAGATCATCCCAATTTtagttatgcaaacaagcaagctgcagctcAAGGACCGGTTTTCAATCGTCctagtggttttcaacaacaacaacaacaacatcaaccacAACCAGTGCAGAACTCAGAATCATCAGAGATGCTTGCTATGATGACGAATCTAACCACAATGGTGCAAAAGAATCAGCAAACGACTGATGGTGccatcaaggagttgcagacacaaatgagcACCATGGAAGGTAGATTGAACCATTTGGAGACGCAAAATAGtgagaaactcccttctcaacctcttAACCCAAGAGATTCTGTCAACGCTGTGACATTGAAAAGTGGTACACGAACTGTGCAACCAGATGATACGGATAAAAACAAAGACCCTAAGGGGACGGTATTAGAGAAAGAGATCACTGACTCTTCCCAAACCGATGAGGTACCTAAAGAAAACTCTAAAACTcatgtttctacttatgttcctcctttgaCTTTTCCTCGCAGGTTTGCTAACTCTAAAAAGGCGGAACAAGATAAGGATATCTTAGATATTTTCAGAAAGATTCATGTAAACATTCCACTAATAGATGCTATTAAACAAGTCCCCAAGTACGCGAGAATtctgaaggacttgtgtaccaataaatag